In a single window of the Bacillus mycoides genome:
- a CDS encoding DUF6359 domain-containing protein yields MAVKKLLSVFLSLMLLLSFTGTLAQAEETTSMSVEKAIQVFKQQGKTKGIVEGYIVGYTQSPSKYTKDPAKFDDTNVAIADSPNETNPDKIMPVQLPKGDVRSAVNVKDHPENIGKKVRLTGTLELYFGSPGLKSVTAHKFQGEEQNRVSDVVASPNGGEVAKGTAVTLTTNTEGATIYYTLDGSNPTNKSVRYNGQIVVNENSVVKAIAEKEGLTSSAVSTFSFIIVTNEPVRIHDIQGKSHISPYNGKKVNNVEGVVTALDKNGFYIEDNQPDNDPATSEGIYVYKKDVNVAVGDLVQVDGEVEEYVGPGYAERFDTDLTTTEIKASRVAVIAKDQPLPAPIVLGENGVKIPNQIIDNDAFGLFDPNEDAIDFYESVEGMRVTMPTPKIIAPQKNGNLYVTVENGGNKVVTKYGTPVLDENQLNPERLSVKVPRDYVAKVGDTFTGDITGVVGYDYGSFRIAPITELPSVVDGGFKQVGANIQPRLDKLTVATYNIENFSANKKETTDEKVKALAYSIKYNLKMPDIIGVEEMQDNNGSINDGTTDASLSAKRIIDAVLEIRGPKYEYVEIAPNNNLDGGAPGANIRVGFFYNPSRVKLAAVPKLLDKNVVRIGDESSLFESTRKPLAAEFTFQGQNVVVVANHLNSKIGDATPFGKVQPLVLKSEEKRIQLAQEVNHFVQGIQKKNTNAPVVVLGDMNDFEFAKPLKALEGTILKNMLNTVPKENRYTYIHEGNAQVLDHILVTNNIAPYTIVDPVHLNSNIMKEHGRVSDHDPVLVQIDLKKAS; encoded by the coding sequence ATGGCTGTGAAGAAATTATTAAGTGTCTTTTTATCATTGATGTTATTGCTTTCATTTACTGGAACTTTAGCGCAGGCGGAAGAAACTACTTCTATGTCAGTAGAAAAAGCAATTCAAGTATTTAAGCAGCAAGGGAAAACGAAGGGGATAGTGGAAGGATATATCGTTGGGTATACGCAAAGTCCTTCTAAATACACGAAAGATCCGGCTAAGTTTGACGACACAAACGTGGCAATTGCCGATTCGCCAAACGAAACGAATCCAGACAAAATCATGCCTGTTCAATTGCCAAAAGGCGATGTGAGATCGGCAGTAAATGTGAAAGACCATCCTGAAAATATCGGGAAGAAAGTTAGGTTGACAGGGACGCTTGAGTTATATTTCGGTAGCCCAGGTTTAAAATCAGTAACAGCTCATAAGTTTCAAGGAGAAGAACAAAACCGCGTTAGCGATGTAGTGGCATCACCAAATGGTGGGGAAGTTGCAAAAGGAACAGCAGTAACATTAACAACGAATACAGAAGGAGCAACAATCTACTATACGTTAGATGGCTCTAATCCTACAAACAAAAGTGTTCGTTATAACGGACAAATTGTAGTGAATGAAAATAGTGTAGTGAAAGCAATCGCTGAAAAAGAAGGGCTTACTTCTTCAGCAGTTTCGACATTTTCATTTATAATCGTAACAAATGAACCAGTTCGTATTCATGATATTCAAGGGAAATCACATATTTCTCCTTACAATGGGAAGAAAGTAAACAATGTGGAAGGCGTTGTCACAGCGCTTGATAAAAATGGTTTTTATATAGAAGATAATCAGCCGGATAATGATCCAGCTACTTCTGAAGGTATTTACGTATACAAAAAAGATGTGAATGTAGCAGTAGGAGATCTTGTCCAAGTTGATGGAGAAGTAGAAGAATATGTTGGGCCTGGATATGCAGAAAGGTTTGACACAGATTTAACGACGACGGAAATTAAAGCGAGCCGCGTTGCTGTCATCGCAAAAGATCAACCTTTACCAGCGCCGATTGTACTTGGAGAAAACGGTGTGAAAATTCCTAATCAAATTATCGATAATGATGCATTCGGTTTATTTGATCCAAATGAAGATGCAATCGACTTTTATGAAAGTGTAGAAGGTATGCGCGTTACGATGCCAACGCCAAAAATTATTGCCCCTCAGAAAAACGGGAATTTATATGTAACAGTAGAAAATGGCGGGAATAAAGTCGTAACGAAATATGGCACACCTGTATTAGATGAAAATCAATTAAACCCAGAACGTCTTTCTGTAAAAGTACCTCGTGATTATGTAGCAAAAGTAGGAGATACTTTTACTGGAGATATAACAGGGGTAGTCGGATATGATTACGGTTCGTTCCGCATTGCGCCAATAACGGAATTACCATCTGTAGTGGACGGCGGATTTAAGCAAGTAGGGGCAAATATTCAGCCTCGTCTTGATAAGTTAACAGTTGCTACATATAACATTGAAAATTTCTCGGCGAATAAAAAAGAAACAACAGATGAAAAAGTAAAAGCGTTAGCGTATTCTATTAAATACAATTTAAAAATGCCAGATATTATCGGTGTAGAGGAAATGCAAGATAACAATGGATCAATTAATGACGGTACAACAGATGCTTCATTAAGTGCAAAACGTATCATTGATGCAGTTCTAGAAATTCGTGGACCAAAGTATGAGTATGTAGAAATTGCTCCGAATAATAATCTAGACGGAGGAGCACCAGGAGCTAATATTCGCGTCGGTTTCTTCTACAACCCATCACGCGTGAAATTAGCAGCAGTACCGAAGTTACTTGATAAAAATGTTGTTCGCATTGGAGACGAAAGTTCATTATTTGAAAGTACACGTAAACCGCTTGCAGCAGAATTTACGTTCCAAGGACAAAACGTTGTTGTCGTTGCAAATCACTTAAACTCAAAAATAGGAGATGCAACGCCATTTGGAAAAGTGCAGCCGCTCGTATTAAAGAGTGAAGAAAAACGAATTCAGTTAGCGCAAGAAGTAAATCACTTCGTACAAGGAATTCAGAAAAAGAACACGAATGCACCAGTTGTTGTGTTAGGGGATATGAACGATTTTGAGTTCGCTAAACCACTAAAAGCACTAGAAGGAACAATCTTGAAAAATATGTTAAACACAGTGCCGAAAGAGAACCGCTACACGTACATTCATGAAGGAAATGCACAAGTGTTAGATCATATTTTAGTAACAAACAACATCGCACCATACACAATTGTAGATCCAGTGCACTTAAACTCAAACATTATGAAAGAGCATGGACGTGTAAGTGACCACGATCCAGTACTTGTTCAAATTGATTTGAAGAAGGCTTCTTAA
- the hemY gene encoding protoporphyrinogen oxidase: MRKKVVIIGGGITGLTTMYNLQKEIREKNLPIDALLIEASGKLGGKIQTVQKDGFTIERGPDSFLARKESAAKLVKELGLDAELVNNKAGQSFVLVNNRLHKMPSGSMMGIPTQITPFLFSGLFSPIGKLRAGFDLLMPRSKPVSDQSLGQFFRHRLGNEVVENLIEPLLSGIYAGDIDEMSLMSTFPQIYQIEQEHRSISLGMRTLAPKQEKAELKKGIFKTVKTGLESIVESLETKIPNDMIMKGTRIEKVAKLGDSYTITLSNGKEMEADAIVVTTPHKVLPSMFAQYKQFRFFRNIPSTSVANVALAFQKSAIQRDIDGTGFVVSRNSDYTITACTWTHKKWPHTTPEGKTLLRCYVGRPGDEAIVEQTDEEIVQLVLEDLQKTMDITEDPEFTIVSRWKEAMPQYTVGHKERMKKLTTFMEEELPGVYLAGSSYAGSGLPACIEQGELAAKRVLFHLEKVMETKLVAH, from the coding sequence TTGAGGAAAAAAGTTGTGATCATCGGCGGTGGCATCACAGGATTAACAACAATGTATAACTTACAAAAAGAAATTCGTGAAAAAAACTTGCCGATAGATGCATTGCTTATAGAAGCGTCTGGTAAACTTGGCGGGAAAATTCAAACCGTTCAAAAAGATGGATTTACAATTGAACGTGGCCCTGATTCTTTCTTAGCAAGAAAAGAGAGTGCAGCTAAATTAGTGAAAGAATTAGGACTTGATGCTGAACTTGTAAATAATAAGGCCGGTCAATCGTTCGTTCTCGTAAACAATCGGTTACATAAAATGCCGAGCGGTTCAATGATGGGAATTCCAACGCAAATTACGCCGTTTCTATTTTCCGGATTGTTCTCCCCAATTGGTAAACTAAGAGCTGGTTTTGACTTATTAATGCCTAGATCAAAACCAGTTTCTGATCAATCACTCGGGCAGTTTTTCAGGCATCGTCTTGGAAATGAAGTCGTTGAAAATTTAATTGAGCCATTATTATCTGGTATTTATGCAGGGGATATTGATGAAATGAGTTTAATGTCAACATTCCCTCAAATTTATCAAATTGAACAGGAGCACCGTAGTATTTCACTCGGTATGCGTACGCTCGCTCCAAAGCAAGAGAAGGCTGAATTGAAAAAAGGAATATTTAAAACTGTGAAAACCGGTTTAGAATCTATAGTAGAATCTCTTGAAACGAAGATTCCTAATGATATGATAATGAAGGGAACTCGTATCGAAAAGGTTGCAAAACTTGGTGATAGTTATACGATTACGCTTAGTAACGGAAAAGAAATGGAAGCAGACGCGATTGTAGTTACGACGCCGCATAAAGTATTGCCATCTATGTTTGCGCAGTATAAGCAGTTTCGTTTCTTCCGTAACATTCCGTCTACATCAGTTGCAAACGTGGCACTTGCTTTCCAAAAGTCTGCAATTCAGCGTGATATTGATGGTACCGGATTTGTCGTATCAAGAAATAGTGATTATACAATTACAGCGTGTACGTGGACACACAAAAAATGGCCACATACAACGCCAGAAGGAAAAACGCTTCTTCGCTGTTACGTCGGACGCCCAGGTGATGAAGCGATTGTCGAACAAACTGACGAAGAAATTGTGCAGCTCGTATTAGAGGACTTACAAAAGACAATGGATATTACAGAGGATCCAGAGTTTACAATTGTAAGCCGCTGGAAAGAAGCGATGCCTCAATATACAGTAGGCCATAAAGAGCGAATGAAAAAGCTCACAACATTTATGGAGGAAGAATTGCCAGGTGTGTATTTGGCAGGTAGTTCTTACGCTGGTTCTGGTCTTCCGGCTTGTATTGAGCAAGGTGAGTTAGCGGCGAAACGTGTGTTATTTCATTTAGAGAAAGTAATGGAGACTAAATTAGTCGCACATTAA
- a CDS encoding TetR/AcrR family transcriptional regulator, translated as MAIDRKRSIIEAATKSFSAFGYKATTMDQVAKLANVGKGTIYTFFKNKEELFGEIISNLITEMKQVAKDAIRSDISFFENVHRALYSILEFRKEHQLMIKLIQEERDMGTKEVQEVMQQVDVEIVSVIQSYLEIAIEKGEISKCDPEITAFIMLRLYVSLIFDWEKNHEPLEKEKISELFELYLLKGLSN; from the coding sequence GTGGCGATAGATCGAAAACGCTCTATTATTGAAGCTGCAACAAAGTCTTTTTCAGCGTTCGGTTATAAAGCAACAACGATGGATCAAGTAGCGAAGTTAGCGAATGTAGGAAAAGGAACGATTTATACTTTTTTCAAAAATAAAGAAGAACTATTTGGTGAAATTATTTCTAATTTAATTACAGAAATGAAGCAAGTCGCAAAAGACGCAATTCGTTCAGATATTTCATTTTTTGAAAATGTACATAGAGCATTATATAGCATATTAGAATTTAGAAAAGAACATCAGCTCATGATTAAATTAATTCAAGAAGAGCGCGATATGGGAACGAAAGAAGTACAAGAAGTGATGCAACAAGTAGATGTGGAAATCGTTTCTGTTATTCAATCTTATTTAGAGATTGCAATTGAAAAAGGTGAAATTAGCAAATGTGATCCAGAAATTACAGCGTTTATTATGCTTCGCCTATACGTATCGCTTATTTTTGATTGGGAAAAAAATCATGAACCGTTAGAAAAAGAAAAAATCTCAGAATTATTCGAACTTTATTTACTAAAAGGATTGTCAAATTAA
- a CDS encoding PH domain-containing protein yields the protein MNQILEDAKQLLHHEENILSTLRCSLTGYIITHNVPRSGVLLATNRRVIFYGQSFKCCKNALIVEFEYKKILSIETKRTFFDKKLIFYYEDEYITVGQILSSNIEVFLNVIQRKEFNKVKL from the coding sequence ATGAATCAAATTTTAGAGGATGCAAAACAACTATTACATCATGAAGAAAATATTTTATCCACTTTAAGATGTTCACTTACTGGCTATATTATTACACATAATGTCCCTCGTTCCGGAGTGTTACTTGCCACTAATAGGAGGGTTATTTTTTATGGACAATCATTCAAATGTTGTAAAAATGCATTGATTGTGGAATTTGAATATAAAAAAATTCTATCCATAGAGACGAAAAGAACATTCTTTGATAAAAAACTAATATTTTACTATGAAGACGAATATATAACGGTGGGCCAAATTTTAAGCTCGAATATTGAGGTTTTTTTAAATGTAATACAGAGAAAAGAATTCAATAAAGTGAAACTTTAA
- a CDS encoding YhgE/Pip domain-containing protein, with protein sequence MKWHKLLSKEFAEIIKSKKILIPIIAVLFVPILYAGMFLWAFWDPYEQLDDLPVAVVNLDKGAELDGKPIEVGKGLVDNLKDNKSFKWEFVSEREAKEGMEGRKYYMLVRIPDDFSSNATTLLKDDPKPLNLEYIPNESLNFLSSQIGGTAIEKIKGEVSSTLTKTYAEKMFDSIKDVSKGLADGADGANKLHDGASELHDGSSKVTDGLHTLQGKSGEMKDGVQKLADGSNKLVDGSGKVTTGLNTLNSKTGEMQIGIGKLQDGSQKVTDGLNTLANKSGELKTGTNELANGMEKLVGGQSQLEEGSQKIENGLQDLNSTVKHSVVGLEEMQAKVPSILNTVNEKMNGAAENVNQLNEFTQSTAGDAKTAAQDVANLQKQIESLPKEYQEKLQPYITNAAKSTATVQQKAIGVAGGTNKLNEEVKQLKGEITQTTSDAQNKLPNTAKLQSLTEGIEKLLNAQNEFVSKFHGFGEGLSNAKVGVDKLNNGSGQLIDGVTQLADGSSQVTGGLGTLSVGASQMTGGITQLEDGSSQVTTGIGTLNGGLNKMSTGSTQLIDGVNKLADGSGKVTDGLVKVNDGSGELAEKLGEGAEKTGEVKGTDKTYDMFASPVKVKTEKLAEVPNYGTGFTPYFLSLGLFVGALLLSIVYPLHDTVGVPKSGFSWFISKFGVLLSVGIIQAIVADVILLFWLGVEVQSIPYFILFSIVTSLAFISLIQCLVTAFGDAGRFIAIITLIIQLTTSAGTFPLELIPKYLQPFNAWLPMTYSVSGLKAVVSSGDFNFMWQNIGILMIFIVVLSLGTIASLTWMHKRQFRNVAENQSVEA encoded by the coding sequence ATGAAATGGCATAAGTTGCTTAGTAAAGAATTTGCAGAGATTATAAAAAGTAAAAAAATATTAATCCCAATCATTGCGGTTTTATTTGTACCGATTTTATATGCGGGTATGTTTTTATGGGCCTTTTGGGATCCGTATGAACAGCTAGATGACTTGCCAGTTGCGGTAGTCAATTTAGATAAAGGTGCAGAACTTGATGGGAAACCAATTGAGGTCGGGAAAGGACTCGTTGATAACTTAAAAGATAATAAAAGTTTTAAATGGGAATTTGTAAGTGAAAGAGAAGCGAAAGAGGGAATGGAAGGCAGAAAGTATTACATGTTAGTACGTATTCCAGATGACTTCTCGAGTAACGCTACAACGTTATTAAAAGACGATCCGAAACCATTAAACTTAGAATACATTCCAAATGAAAGTTTAAACTTCTTATCTTCACAAATTGGCGGAACAGCAATTGAAAAAATTAAAGGTGAAGTATCAAGCACGTTAACGAAAACATATGCAGAGAAAATGTTTGATTCCATTAAGGACGTCTCAAAAGGATTAGCAGATGGAGCGGACGGAGCAAATAAGTTACATGATGGAGCTAGTGAGTTGCATGATGGATCAAGTAAAGTGACGGATGGACTCCATACACTTCAAGGGAAGTCTGGGGAGATGAAGGATGGAGTTCAGAAATTAGCAGATGGATCTAATAAATTAGTAGATGGGTCAGGAAAAGTAACAACAGGTTTAAATACGTTAAATAGCAAAACGGGTGAAATGCAGATAGGTATAGGGAAATTGCAAGATGGGTCTCAGAAAGTAACTGATGGTTTGAATACATTAGCAAATAAATCAGGTGAATTAAAAACAGGAACGAATGAATTAGCGAACGGTATGGAAAAGCTTGTTGGAGGACAAAGTCAATTAGAAGAAGGTTCTCAAAAAATTGAAAATGGTTTGCAAGATTTAAATAGTACAGTAAAGCATTCTGTTGTAGGTTTAGAGGAAATGCAGGCGAAAGTTCCTTCTATATTAAATACTGTAAATGAGAAAATGAACGGAGCTGCAGAAAACGTAAATCAGTTAAATGAATTTACTCAATCAACAGCAGGAGATGCAAAAACTGCAGCGCAAGATGTAGCTAATTTGCAAAAGCAAATCGAGAGTTTACCAAAAGAATATCAAGAGAAGTTACAACCATATATAACAAATGCGGCGAAAAGTACAGCGACAGTTCAGCAGAAAGCTATTGGAGTAGCAGGTGGAACAAATAAATTAAATGAAGAAGTAAAACAATTAAAAGGTGAAATAACTCAAACAACAAGTGATGCGCAAAACAAACTACCGAATACAGCGAAATTGCAATCTTTAACGGAGGGTATTGAGAAATTACTGAATGCGCAAAACGAATTTGTAAGCAAATTTCATGGATTTGGTGAAGGATTAAGTAATGCCAAAGTAGGTGTAGATAAATTAAATAACGGGTCAGGTCAATTAATTGATGGAGTAACTCAATTAGCAGATGGCTCAAGTCAAGTAACAGGCGGTTTAGGTACATTATCTGTAGGAGCAAGCCAAATGACAGGAGGAATAACGCAATTAGAGGATGGCTCAAGTCAAGTAACAACAGGCATAGGTACTCTAAATGGTGGTCTAAATAAAATGTCAACTGGCTCAACACAGCTAATCGACGGCGTAAATAAACTAGCAGACGGCTCTGGAAAAGTGACTGACGGACTCGTAAAAGTAAACGACGGTTCAGGTGAACTTGCTGAGAAGCTTGGTGAAGGCGCAGAAAAAACGGGAGAAGTAAAAGGAACGGATAAAACGTATGATATGTTTGCAAGCCCTGTAAAAGTGAAGACAGAGAAACTAGCGGAAGTTCCAAACTACGGAACTGGGTTTACACCGTATTTCTTATCACTCGGTTTATTCGTTGGGGCATTACTATTATCGATTGTATACCCATTACACGATACAGTCGGCGTTCCGAAATCAGGATTTAGTTGGTTTATTAGTAAGTTCGGCGTTTTACTATCAGTCGGTATTATTCAAGCGATAGTAGCAGATGTCATATTACTATTCTGGTTAGGTGTAGAAGTACAAAGTATTCCATACTTTATACTCTTTAGTATTGTTACGAGCTTAGCGTTTATTTCATTAATTCAATGTTTAGTAACAGCATTCGGTGATGCAGGGCGTTTCATCGCCATCATCACATTAATTATTCAGCTTACAACAAGTGCTGGAACATTCCCACTAGAGTTGATTCCGAAGTATTTACAACCATTTAATGCTTGGTTACCGATGACATATTCTGTATCAGGATTGAAAGCAGTCGTATCAAGCGGAGACTTTAACTTCATGTGGCAAAATATTGGGATACTCATGATCTTTATCGTTGTATTATCACTTGGAACAATTGCTTCATTAACTTGGATGCATAAGCGACAATTTAGAAATGTTGCTGAAAATCAATCGGTTGAAGCGTAA